Proteins encoded in a region of the Streptomyces sp. NBC_00258 genome:
- a CDS encoding LamB/YcsF family protein, translating to MTHRVDLVADLGEGFGAYTMGDDEALLDVLTSANIACGFHAGDPRIMDATVRHCVRRGVAVGAHPSFPDLVGFGRRAMDLTPDEVRTDVLYQVGALQAFAVSHGTRVRHVAPHGRLGNLVATRHDYAVAVADAVASLDPSLVVLAQDGELADAARARGLRVGIVGIADRAYRDDGTLVPRSEPGAVIHEEKEIAERTIRMVTEGVIRSVGGRDIPVDCDTVLLHGDTPGAISLAHRVREDLLRADVEITALAEVLEGKAA from the coding sequence ATGACGCACAGGGTTGATCTCGTGGCCGACCTCGGCGAGGGGTTCGGCGCCTACACGATGGGCGATGACGAGGCCCTGCTCGATGTGCTGACATCGGCGAACATCGCCTGTGGATTCCACGCGGGCGATCCGCGGATCATGGACGCCACGGTCCGCCACTGCGTGCGGCGCGGCGTGGCCGTGGGTGCGCATCCCAGCTTTCCCGATCTCGTCGGGTTCGGCCGCCGCGCGATGGATCTGACACCGGACGAGGTCCGCACCGACGTGCTCTACCAGGTCGGCGCGCTCCAGGCGTTCGCCGTGTCGCACGGCACCCGCGTACGGCACGTGGCGCCGCACGGCCGGCTCGGCAACCTGGTGGCGACCCGGCACGACTACGCGGTGGCCGTCGCGGACGCGGTCGCCTCCCTCGACCCGTCGCTGGTCGTCCTGGCCCAGGACGGCGAGCTCGCCGACGCCGCACGCGCCCGCGGCCTGCGGGTCGGCATCGTCGGGATCGCCGACCGTGCCTATCGCGACGACGGCACGCTGGTGCCGCGGAGCGAGCCCGGCGCGGTCATCCACGAGGAGAAGGAGATCGCCGAGCGGACGATCCGCATGGTGACCGAGGGCGTCATACGCAGCGTCGGCGGGCGTGACATCCCCGTCGACTGCGACACCGTGCTGCTGCACGGAGACACCCCGGGCGCGATCTCCCTCGCCCACCGCGTGCGCGAGGACCTGCTCCGCGCCGACGTCGAGATCACGGCTCTGGCCGAGGTACTCGAAGGCAAGGCCGCCTGA
- a CDS encoding 5-oxoprolinase subunit B family protein, translating into MDSGTGIAESADTSHGNVVIVDCGDSAVVAKAVGMDTERGWQVVHALADAFDAVRLAGVHGIVPTYDSLLVEFDCADTDHDTVRRVLRHEADRLGEGPVTPPAARRFVVPVVYGGEFGPDLPVVADQLGLSEREVVELHSAADLTVRCLGAPAGAPMMDGPAFPRPVPRLSSPRTRVLPGSVAVAGRQAVICPMPSPGGWPLLGRTPLRVLEDLDADPLTAYRPGDTFRFVPITPEQWDDHAGRSLAVSHG; encoded by the coding sequence ATGGACAGCGGCACGGGCATCGCGGAAAGCGCCGACACCTCGCACGGCAACGTCGTGATCGTGGACTGCGGCGACTCGGCCGTCGTGGCCAAGGCCGTCGGCATGGACACCGAGCGCGGCTGGCAGGTCGTGCACGCGCTGGCCGACGCGTTCGACGCGGTACGGCTCGCCGGGGTGCACGGCATTGTGCCCACGTACGACTCGCTGCTCGTCGAGTTCGACTGCGCCGACACCGATCACGACACGGTACGGCGCGTACTGCGGCACGAGGCGGACCGGCTCGGCGAGGGTCCGGTGACGCCGCCCGCGGCACGGCGTTTCGTCGTCCCGGTGGTCTACGGCGGCGAGTTCGGCCCCGATCTGCCCGTCGTCGCCGACCAGTTGGGGCTGAGCGAGCGGGAGGTCGTGGAGCTGCACTCCGCCGCGGACCTCACCGTCCGCTGCCTCGGCGCACCGGCCGGCGCACCCATGATGGACGGCCCGGCGTTCCCCCGGCCCGTCCCGAGACTGTCCTCGCCCCGCACACGGGTGCTGCCCGGCTCGGTCGCGGTGGCCGGGCGGCAGGCCGTGATCTGCCCGATGCCGTCGCCCGGCGGCTGGCCGCTGCTCGGCCGCACTCCCCTGCGTGTCCTGGAGGACCTCGACGCCGACCCGCTGACCGCGTACCGGCCCGGCGACACCTTCCGCTTCGTACCGATCACGCCCGAGCAGTGGGACGACCACGCGGGCCGCTCCCTGGCGGTGTCGCATGGCTGA
- a CDS encoding biotin-dependent carboxyltransferase family protein — MADTLNILRAGMTTVQDLGRFGRSRYGLPVNGALDQHSARVANVLCGNAEGAPLLEITALDFSCTPSTDVLVAVTGAPADLTVDGVVRPQWEPLSVRSGETIGISGIRSGIRVYLAVLGSVNAPSMQGSCAPDTILGFGHRLRDGDELGLRQHCPPVDHPEYRIPLFRLRAPVPRLPMTRIPSPWTIDVTDGPDLAEFGDTADRLFGSEFTVSPQSNHIGLRMAGDVPRRVATGEVLSRGVPVGAVEVPAGDELLVLHRGRGVTAGYPVLAVVTATGLSALGQVGPGHSVRFRRRTVAEAVAAHRSQRSAVHALQNRVRTVFDALCIPRAPHAPSPSPRNLPADRRTS; from the coding sequence ATGGCTGACACCCTGAACATCCTCCGGGCCGGTATGACGACCGTGCAGGATCTGGGCCGGTTCGGGCGCTCCCGCTACGGCCTGCCGGTCAACGGTGCGCTCGACCAGCACTCCGCCCGCGTCGCCAACGTGCTCTGCGGCAACGCCGAGGGAGCGCCGCTGCTGGAGATCACCGCCCTGGACTTCAGCTGCACACCGTCGACCGACGTACTCGTCGCGGTGACCGGCGCGCCCGCCGACCTGACCGTCGACGGCGTCGTACGGCCGCAGTGGGAGCCCCTCTCCGTACGGTCCGGCGAGACGATCGGCATCAGCGGCATCCGGAGCGGCATCCGGGTCTATCTGGCAGTGCTCGGCTCGGTGAACGCCCCTTCCATGCAAGGCAGTTGCGCCCCCGACACGATTCTTGGCTTCGGCCACCGGCTGCGCGACGGCGACGAGCTCGGCCTCCGGCAGCACTGCCCGCCCGTCGACCACCCCGAGTACCGCATCCCGCTGTTCCGGCTGCGGGCACCGGTGCCCCGCCTCCCCATGACGCGCATCCCGTCGCCCTGGACGATCGACGTGACCGACGGCCCCGACCTCGCCGAGTTCGGTGACACGGCGGACCGGCTGTTCGGGTCGGAGTTCACGGTGAGCCCGCAGAGCAACCACATCGGGCTGCGGATGGCCGGTGACGTGCCCCGGCGCGTCGCGACCGGCGAGGTGCTCTCGCGCGGTGTCCCGGTGGGAGCCGTCGAGGTCCCCGCGGGCGACGAGCTGCTCGTCCTGCACCGCGGCCGCGGCGTCACCGCCGGCTATCCGGTGCTGGCCGTCGTGACCGCGACCGGCCTCTCCGCGCTCGGCCAGGTCGGACCGGGCCACTCCGTCCGGTTCCGACGCCGGACCGTCGCCGAGGCGGTGGCCGCCCACCGCTCCCAGCGAAGCGCCGTCCACGCCCTCCAGAACCGGGTGCGCACCGTCTTCGACGCCCTGTGCATCCCCCGAGCCCCGCACGCACCGTCCCCGTCTCCCCGTAACCTGCCAGCAGACAGGAGAACGTCATGA
- a CDS encoding MFS transporter — MSTVAAQPVPNTVDPKTARKVTLAGCVGIFAELYDNGIFGFMAGTLAVVFFPNADNATAVQFVFLGYAVSFFFRPLGGIICGHLGDRIGRQRMLVFVIMLISVATAAIGVLPTYASIGIAAPALLILLRVAQGFSVGGEASGAMSFLAEHAPEGKRGLYTSYAQIASFLSLLTGTLIAAAMTSGLGQDRMESWGWRIPFLLAVPLGITGIYIRKRISDTPNFNRLKEEGGLSKNPLKEAFSSSEHRRAMLLALFIPLMNGSGYYVLFSYMPTFMNTELNFSKVQGLLVTATSLVAISIAIPYMGGLSDRIGRKKVLAGAAVAMAVAGIPCYLLIGTGSVPLAILGACVMAVIFAGHTGVIHVLLVELFPTRVRYSAYGLGYNVSAALFGGTAPLLMTYLIDKTGNVNMPAFYAVVTALGTLIAVSRVKDRAHLPLRDA; from the coding sequence ATGAGTACCGTGGCCGCTCAGCCGGTGCCGAACACCGTAGATCCGAAAACCGCGCGAAAAGTCACCCTCGCCGGGTGCGTCGGCATCTTCGCCGAGCTCTACGACAACGGAATCTTCGGCTTCATGGCGGGCACCCTGGCCGTCGTGTTCTTCCCGAACGCGGACAACGCGACCGCCGTCCAGTTCGTCTTCCTCGGCTACGCCGTCTCGTTCTTCTTCCGCCCGCTCGGCGGGATCATCTGCGGCCACCTCGGCGACCGCATCGGCCGCCAGCGAATGCTCGTCTTCGTCATCATGCTGATCAGCGTCGCGACCGCGGCGATCGGCGTCCTGCCGACGTACGCGAGCATCGGCATCGCGGCCCCCGCCCTGCTGATCCTGCTGCGTGTCGCGCAGGGCTTCTCGGTCGGCGGCGAGGCGTCCGGCGCGATGAGCTTCCTCGCCGAACACGCCCCCGAGGGCAAGCGCGGCCTCTACACGAGCTACGCCCAGATCGCCTCGTTCCTCTCCCTGCTCACCGGCACACTGATCGCCGCGGCCATGACCAGCGGCCTCGGCCAGGACCGTATGGAGTCGTGGGGCTGGCGCATCCCGTTCCTGCTCGCCGTGCCGCTCGGCATCACCGGCATCTACATCCGCAAGCGGATCAGCGACACACCCAACTTCAACCGCCTCAAGGAAGAGGGAGGCCTGTCGAAGAACCCGCTCAAGGAGGCCTTCTCATCCTCGGAGCACCGCCGGGCGATGCTGCTCGCCCTGTTCATCCCCCTCATGAACGGCTCCGGTTACTACGTCCTGTTCAGCTACATGCCGACCTTCATGAACACCGAGCTCAACTTCAGCAAGGTGCAGGGCCTGCTCGTCACCGCGACCAGCCTGGTGGCCATCTCGATCGCCATCCCGTACATGGGCGGCCTCTCCGACCGCATCGGCCGCAAGAAGGTCCTCGCGGGCGCCGCTGTCGCCATGGCCGTCGCCGGCATTCCCTGTTACCTGCTCATCGGCACCGGCAGTGTCCCGCTCGCCATCCTGGGCGCCTGCGTCATGGCGGTCATCTTCGCCGGTCACACCGGCGTCATCCACGTCCTGCTCGTCGAACTCTTCCCCACCCGGGTGCGCTACTCGGCCTACGGGCTCGGCTACAACGTCTCGGCCGCCCTCTTCGGCGGTACCGCTCCCCTGCTGATGACCTACCTCATCGACAAGACGGGCAACGTCAACATGCCCGCGTTCTACGCGGTCGTCACCGCACTGGGCACGCTCATCGCCGTGTCCCGGGTCAAGGACAGGGCGCACCTGCCGCTGCGCGACGCGTAA
- a CDS encoding SDR family oxidoreductase — protein MPFSDYNAALVTGASTGIGAVVVERLTKQGLEVHAVARNAERLEDLARRTGCTPHAVDITDTAALTETLRGLEVDVLVNNAGVSRTGNILSADEFAVDEQIAVNLQAVLHLVRLIMPGMVERDLGHIVNISSIAGVYNFGGNTVYHATKAAVHTLSRQLRVDGYGRRIRVTEICPGRVETEIFGRLLGDMEEAQKQFYDGYESLKPEDIADAIEFAVDSPRHVNIGHIEILPTFQVPGGLNFERRTD, from the coding sequence ATGCCCTTTTCCGACTACAACGCCGCCCTGGTGACAGGAGCCTCGACCGGAATCGGAGCGGTGGTCGTCGAACGGCTGACCAAGCAGGGGCTCGAAGTCCACGCCGTCGCCCGGAACGCCGAGCGGCTCGAAGACCTCGCCCGGCGTACGGGCTGCACCCCGCACGCCGTCGACATCACCGACACCGCCGCCCTCACCGAGACCCTGCGGGGCCTCGAGGTCGACGTCCTGGTCAACAACGCCGGGGTCTCCCGCACCGGGAACATCCTCTCCGCCGACGAGTTCGCCGTGGACGAGCAGATCGCGGTCAACCTCCAGGCCGTACTGCACCTCGTGCGCCTGATCATGCCCGGGATGGTCGAGCGCGACCTCGGGCACATCGTCAACATCAGCTCCATCGCCGGCGTCTACAACTTCGGCGGGAACACCGTCTACCACGCCACCAAGGCGGCCGTGCACACCCTCTCCCGGCAGCTGCGCGTCGACGGATACGGCCGCCGCATCCGCGTCACCGAGATCTGCCCCGGCCGGGTCGAGACGGAGATCTTCGGACGGCTGCTCGGCGACATGGAGGAGGCCCAGAAGCAGTTCTACGACGGCTACGAGTCGCTCAAGCCGGAGGACATCGCGGACGCCATCGAGTTCGCCGTCGACTCGCCGCGCCACGTGAACATCGGCCACATCGAGATCCTGCCGACGTTCCAGGTGCCCGGTGGCCTCAACTTCGAGAGGCGGACCGACTGA
- a CDS encoding aspartate transaminase produces the protein MSTSTTAATALRVRRIKPSPSTAAAQRVRELKAQGLAILDLTVGEPDFDTPDHVKAAAVEAIRRGDTKYTPVNGTPQLRAAIAQKLEQRHGLRYSADRIAVGGGAKQVIFLALMATLDTGDEVIVPAPYWVSYPDMVLANDGTPVVVPCPESEGFKLTPERLESAITNRTRWVILNAPGNPTGAAYTVDELRALADVLLAHPHVQVLTDEIYDEIWFEPGQVPSLAAVEPRLTDRVFLTNGVSKAYAMTGWRIGYGAGSASLVAAVNTLQSQISSCPSSISQAAATAALTGDQDFVRECVAVYRGRRDVTVKLVDDIPGLSCTPPSGGFYAFVNCTDVLGKRTPAGEVIGSDEDFARYLLESQQVAVIHGAAYGSPGYFRISFATSTDVLTEACERIGRACADLSPAGHF, from the coding sequence ATGTCGACCTCCACAACTGCCGCGACCGCCCTGCGCGTTCGGCGCATCAAGCCCTCGCCCAGCACCGCGGCCGCCCAGCGCGTCCGTGAACTGAAGGCACAGGGACTCGCCATCCTCGACCTGACTGTCGGCGAGCCCGACTTCGACACTCCAGATCATGTGAAGGCCGCCGCGGTCGAGGCGATCCGGCGGGGCGACACGAAGTACACGCCGGTCAACGGCACGCCCCAACTGCGGGCCGCCATCGCCCAGAAGCTGGAGCAGCGGCACGGGCTGCGCTACTCCGCGGACCGGATCGCAGTCGGCGGAGGCGCGAAGCAGGTCATCTTCCTCGCGCTGATGGCCACGCTGGACACGGGCGACGAGGTGATCGTCCCCGCTCCGTACTGGGTGTCGTATCCGGACATGGTCCTCGCCAACGACGGCACACCGGTCGTCGTGCCCTGCCCGGAGTCGGAAGGCTTCAAGCTGACTCCGGAGCGGCTGGAGTCGGCGATCACCAACCGGACGCGATGGGTGATCCTCAACGCCCCTGGCAACCCCACGGGGGCCGCGTACACGGTCGACGAACTCCGCGCCCTGGCCGACGTGTTGCTCGCCCACCCGCACGTCCAGGTGCTGACCGACGAGATCTACGACGAGATCTGGTTCGAGCCGGGTCAGGTCCCCAGCCTCGCCGCCGTCGAACCACGCCTGACCGACCGGGTGTTCCTCACCAACGGGGTCTCGAAGGCCTACGCGATGACCGGCTGGCGGATCGGCTACGGCGCCGGCTCCGCCTCGCTGGTGGCGGCCGTCAACACCCTGCAGTCGCAGATCTCGTCCTGCCCGTCGTCGATCAGCCAGGCCGCTGCGACCGCCGCCCTCACCGGCGACCAGGACTTCGTACGCGAGTGTGTGGCCGTCTACCGCGGCCGCCGCGACGTGACCGTGAAGCTGGTCGACGACATCCCCGGTCTGTCCTGCACCCCGCCCAGTGGCGGCTTCTACGCCTTCGTCAACTGCACGGACGTACTGGGGAAGCGGACCCCCGCGGGTGAAGTGATCGGCTCGGACGAGGACTTCGCCCGCTATCTGCTGGAGTCGCAGCAGGTGGCGGTCATCCACGGTGCCGCGTACGGATCACCCGGCTACTTCCGGATCTCCTTCGCGACCTCCACCGACGTCCTCACCGAGGCCTGCGAGCGCATCGGCCGCGCCTGTGCGGACCTGTCACCGGCCGGCCACTTCTGA
- a CDS encoding 4-carboxy-4-hydroxy-2-oxoadipate aldolase/oxaloacetate decarboxylase: MIRVNTKFDRPDPDLVEQLSKYSAATIHEAQGRLGALDSTIKPVDPAMSLCGPAFTVRCAPRDNIMLQVAIAHARPGDVIVVSAGEYAEAGSFGDVLANACVAKGLGGLVTDTGVRDTRELRELGFPVFSYSVCMKGTVKETVGPMAEPVLIGGEIVHPGDVVRADADGVVVVRRDDVADVVRRSQERVEAEDAYIAAYRAGKSVIEVSNLAAVLEAKGLVIDA; encoded by the coding sequence ATGATCCGCGTCAACACGAAGTTCGACCGGCCCGACCCGGACCTGGTCGAGCAGCTGAGCAAGTACTCCGCCGCCACGATCCACGAGGCACAGGGCCGCCTGGGCGCCCTCGACTCGACGATCAAGCCGGTCGACCCCGCGATGTCGCTGTGCGGCCCCGCGTTCACCGTGCGCTGCGCTCCCCGCGACAACATCATGCTGCAGGTCGCCATCGCCCACGCCCGGCCCGGTGACGTCATCGTGGTCTCCGCCGGCGAGTACGCCGAGGCGGGCTCCTTCGGCGACGTACTGGCCAACGCGTGTGTCGCCAAGGGCCTGGGCGGCCTCGTCACCGACACCGGCGTCCGGGACACCCGGGAACTCCGCGAACTCGGCTTCCCGGTCTTCTCGTACAGCGTGTGTATGAAGGGCACCGTCAAGGAGACCGTGGGGCCGATGGCCGAACCGGTGCTGATCGGCGGCGAGATCGTCCATCCCGGCGACGTCGTGCGCGCCGACGCCGACGGTGTGGTGGTGGTGCGGCGCGACGACGTGGCGGACGTCGTGCGCAGGTCCCAGGAGCGGGTCGAGGCGGAGGACGCCTATATCGCGGCTTACCGCGCCGGAAAGAGCGTCATCGAGGTCAGCAACCTCGCCGCCGTGCTCGAGGCGAAGGGGCTCGTCATCGACGCGTAG
- a CDS encoding DUF5994 family protein has product MTATVSYAPTLEDPPSPPSLRMSLAPSGSAPALLDGAWWPRSRDLGAELPALTAVLDSLWGRITRVTVNPAHWPTVPRKVPVAGHVVKVGSFMAQQDPHQMLLLSYRVGRWDLLVIPPQTNPAWAAWLLAAASDPLRTSTASELMAEAARLGTETETDRTVEAVWDSEGGHEAGGPPAGSRIPAVTAPVLGTPEVAPATPHPAKEV; this is encoded by the coding sequence ATGACTGCGACCGTTTCGTACGCGCCGACACTCGAAGACCCGCCCTCTCCTCCGTCTCTGCGGATGTCGCTGGCTCCCAGCGGTTCCGCACCGGCTCTGCTGGACGGCGCCTGGTGGCCCCGCTCCCGCGATCTCGGGGCGGAACTTCCCGCACTGACCGCCGTACTGGATTCGCTGTGGGGGCGGATCACCAGGGTCACGGTGAATCCCGCACACTGGCCGACCGTCCCACGCAAGGTGCCCGTCGCGGGGCATGTCGTGAAGGTGGGCTCGTTCATGGCCCAGCAGGACCCGCACCAGATGTTGCTGCTCTCCTATCGCGTGGGCCGCTGGGACCTGCTGGTGATCCCTCCGCAGACGAATCCCGCCTGGGCCGCCTGGCTGCTTGCCGCCGCGAGCGACCCACTGCGCACGTCGACCGCGAGCGAGCTGATGGCGGAGGCGGCGCGCCTGGGCACGGAGACGGAGACCGACCGGACCGTCGAGGCTGTCTGGGACTCCGAAGGAGGCCATGAGGCCGGTGGCCCACCCGCGGGTTCGCGGATCCCGGCGGTGACTGCTCCGGTACTCGGCACACCGGAGGTCGCTCCTGCGACGCCGCATCCGGCGAAAGAGGTGTGA
- a CDS encoding DUF5994 family protein — MLPVQLLADTSSEPVLPGTAVLRLETTSKRTGTFDGAWWPRSRDIGSQLSGLVIALTARLGNISRVGLDSNDWDETPGHLVVAGHTVRIDWSAVGDRTMIVTRGSQDHFLFLVIPPQAAPAPARAAMAMAVRDDNAASAGHVLAAAGVTPADRTVVASRSPG; from the coding sequence ATGCTCCCCGTCCAGCTCCTGGCGGACACCAGCAGTGAGCCGGTGCTTCCCGGCACCGCGGTGCTGCGGTTGGAGACGACCTCCAAGCGCACGGGGACGTTCGACGGCGCGTGGTGGCCGAGGTCCCGCGACATCGGAAGCCAACTGTCCGGCCTGGTCATCGCACTGACGGCCCGGCTCGGCAACATCTCCCGAGTCGGCCTCGACAGCAACGACTGGGACGAGACCCCGGGCCATCTGGTCGTCGCGGGGCATACGGTCCGTATCGACTGGTCCGCCGTCGGGGACAGGACGATGATCGTCACCCGGGGCTCCCAGGACCATTTCCTGTTCCTGGTGATACCTCCGCAGGCTGCCCCCGCACCTGCCCGCGCCGCGATGGCCATGGCCGTACGGGACGACAATGCCGCCTCGGCCGGGCATGTTCTCGCCGCTGCCGGTGTCACCCCGGCCGACCGGACCGTCGTAGCTTCCCGTTCTCCCGGCTGA
- a CDS encoding ANTAR domain-containing protein, giving the protein MRPDSRSTRIQVLVAEQAARRGARAGVVDVCAAAVAALPVGGAGLSAMSRTAASHPLCSTDDISAQLEELQLTLGEGPCVDAFVRGCAVLTPDLLTGELQEHWAVFADAALEAGARAVFALPLQMGAIIPGVLDLYADVPTVLDAEELADALAFADLATLLLLDTQIVEAGAPVDGAPEVRGFEDLGAYRAEIDQASGILTVQLGVGIEEAFIRLRAHAYVQGLRLADVAADVVAHRLRFSLDAEPDRTDEET; this is encoded by the coding sequence GTGAGGCCCGACAGCCGGTCCACCCGGATACAGGTGCTGGTCGCCGAGCAGGCGGCCCGGCGCGGCGCCCGGGCCGGTGTGGTGGACGTGTGCGCCGCGGCCGTGGCTGCGCTGCCGGTCGGCGGGGCCGGGCTGTCGGCGATGTCCCGGACCGCGGCGAGCCATCCGCTGTGCAGCACGGACGACATCAGCGCACAGCTGGAAGAGCTCCAGCTCACGCTGGGCGAGGGACCGTGCGTGGACGCCTTCGTACGGGGTTGCGCCGTCTTGACGCCCGATCTGCTCACCGGTGAACTCCAGGAGCACTGGGCCGTGTTCGCCGATGCGGCTCTGGAAGCCGGAGCACGCGCGGTCTTCGCGCTCCCCCTGCAGATGGGAGCGATCATCCCGGGAGTTCTGGACCTGTACGCCGACGTGCCGACCGTCCTCGACGCCGAGGAACTGGCCGACGCGCTGGCGTTCGCCGATCTCGCGACACTGCTCCTGCTCGACACGCAGATCGTCGAGGCGGGCGCACCGGTCGACGGTGCACCGGAAGTCCGGGGCTTCGAGGACCTGGGCGCCTACCGGGCGGAGATCGACCAGGCAAGCGGCATCCTCACCGTCCAACTCGGCGTCGGCATCGAGGAAGCATTCATCCGGCTCCGCGCCCACGCCTATGTGCAAGGGCTCCGGCTCGCCGACGTGGCCGCCGACGTGGTGGCCCACCGGCTCCGCTTCTCCCTCGACGCGGAACCCGACCGGACCGACGAGGAAACCTGA
- a CDS encoding GAF and ANTAR domain-containing protein has translation MNQQLLAKTFVELADNLVADFDLIDFLRLLTDRCVGMLGAGAAGVLLADRDGKLRVMAASDEQVRLLELFQLQNDEGPCLECFRTGQPVIVPDLTREVDRWPRFVTAAHRSGFGAVQALPMRLRDEVVGALNLFRATPGPFDPAATLIAQALADVATISLLQQRTTHRSTVLNEQLQTALNSRVLIEQAKGKLAERQNIDMEQAFSALRGYARSHNRRLVDVARAFINGSEPLVGLDA, from the coding sequence ATGAATCAGCAGCTCCTGGCCAAGACCTTCGTCGAGCTGGCGGACAACCTGGTCGCCGACTTCGACCTCATCGACTTCCTCCGTCTGCTCACCGACCGCTGCGTCGGCATGCTCGGCGCCGGCGCCGCCGGGGTGCTCCTCGCGGACCGGGACGGCAAACTGCGCGTGATGGCCGCCTCCGACGAACAGGTACGCCTGCTGGAACTCTTCCAGCTCCAGAACGACGAGGGACCCTGCCTGGAGTGCTTCCGCACCGGGCAACCGGTGATCGTCCCCGACCTGACCCGGGAGGTCGACCGCTGGCCGCGCTTCGTCACGGCGGCCCACCGCAGCGGATTCGGCGCCGTCCAGGCCCTGCCCATGCGTCTGCGGGACGAGGTCGTAGGCGCGCTGAACCTGTTCCGCGCCACCCCCGGCCCCTTCGACCCCGCCGCCACCCTCATCGCCCAGGCCCTGGCCGACGTCGCCACCATCAGCCTCCTGCAGCAGCGCACCACCCACCGCAGCACCGTCCTCAACGAACAACTCCAGACGGCGTTGAACAGCCGGGTGCTGATCGAGCAGGCCAAGGGGAAACTCGCCGAACGCCAGAACATCGACATGGAGCAGGCCTTCTCCGCACTGCGCGGCTACGCCCGCTCCCACAACCGGCGTCTGGTCGATGTGGCGCGGGCGTTCATCAACGGCTCCGAGCCCCTCGTCGGTCTGGACGCCTGA
- a CDS encoding SigB/SigF/SigG family RNA polymerase sigma factor, whose translation MPNAPTQNRPARRVYDDAPDTDAAFRRIAALPKGPERSALQQEVVCAWAPMAVRLARRFRHRGESFEDLEQVAQLGLVKAVSRFEPTLGTAFPSFAIPTILGEVKRHFRDDLWIVHVPRRVQELRSRVRSAGNECASLNGHEPSVHEIAAHTGLTEAEVRLGQGALEAYTALSMDALPGHSADSYPLTDTLGGMEPGFDRVVDREALRPLLQALPERERQILYMRFFCEMTQQRIALQLGLSQMHVSRLITRICAGLREQVWAETHDLRRAS comes from the coding sequence ATGCCGAACGCACCCACGCAGAACCGGCCGGCCAGACGTGTCTACGACGACGCCCCGGACACCGACGCCGCGTTCCGCCGTATCGCGGCTTTACCGAAGGGCCCGGAGAGGTCGGCGCTGCAGCAGGAAGTGGTGTGCGCCTGGGCGCCGATGGCCGTGCGGCTCGCCCGGCGCTTCCGTCATCGCGGCGAGTCCTTCGAGGACCTCGAGCAGGTCGCCCAACTGGGCCTGGTCAAGGCGGTGTCCCGCTTCGAGCCGACCCTCGGCACCGCCTTTCCGAGCTTCGCCATACCGACGATCCTCGGAGAGGTGAAGCGGCATTTCCGCGACGACCTGTGGATTGTGCATGTGCCGAGGCGCGTACAGGAGCTTCGCAGCCGGGTCCGCTCCGCCGGCAACGAGTGCGCTTCGCTCAACGGTCACGAACCCTCGGTCCACGAGATCGCGGCTCACACCGGCCTCACGGAGGCGGAGGTACGACTGGGTCAGGGAGCCCTGGAGGCATACACCGCCCTGTCCATGGACGCCCTGCCGGGCCACTCCGCGGACAGCTACCCCTTGACCGACACCCTCGGAGGCATGGAGCCCGGCTTCGACCGGGTCGTCGACCGCGAGGCGCTCCGGCCGCTCCTGCAGGCACTGCCCGAACGAGAGCGGCAGATCCTCTACATGAGGTTCTTCTGCGAGATGACCCAGCAGCGCATCGCCCTGCAACTCGGCCTCTCCCAGATGCATGTATCCCGTCTGATCACCCGCATCTGCGCAGGCCTGCGCGAGCAGGTGTGGGCCGAGACCCACGATCTGAGGAGGGCGTCATGA
- a CDS encoding ANTAR domain-containing protein, translated as MTTHREVERLVTAVDLARDAALLAEVVELRARNEQLGRALVTRAVIDQARGMVMALAPCSSERAWDLLVGVSQHCNIKLRDVAAALVATTDDETLPVEIRRELSRALRRLHAADRG; from the coding sequence GTGACCACTCACCGCGAAGTGGAGCGGCTGGTGACGGCTGTCGATCTGGCGAGGGATGCGGCTCTGCTGGCCGAGGTTGTCGAACTGCGCGCCAGGAACGAGCAGTTGGGCCGGGCGCTGGTGACCCGTGCGGTCATCGACCAGGCCCGCGGCATGGTGATGGCGTTGGCGCCGTGTTCCAGCGAGAGGGCCTGGGACCTGCTCGTGGGTGTGTCGCAGCACTGCAACATCAAGCTCCGGGACGTGGCCGCGGCCCTGGTGGCCACGACGGACGACGAGACGCTCCCGGTAGAGATACGGCGGGAGCTCAGCCGGGCGCTGCGGCGCCTGCACGCGGCGGACCGGGGGTGA